A window from Salvia miltiorrhiza cultivar Shanhuang (shh) chromosome 2, IMPLAD_Smil_shh, whole genome shotgun sequence encodes these proteins:
- the LOC131013098 gene encoding nuclear pore complex protein NUP107: MEVDMDASPSYFDPENLSSRERFRRYGKRHPGSSLSPHHDNSASRFTNAALFLENIKHEVEMHETDFGGTPFESSAKRRSYHDGYGVSAADGHTDMIRRRGSESLKVCKKEEDEHIESADTTFSLFASLLDSGLQGLMPIPDLILRFESSCRSVSESIRYGANERYRIIEDKLMRQKARFLLDEAASWSLLWYIYGKGNEELTNDLLLFPTTSHLEACQFVIEDYTAQLCLRIVQWLEGLASKALDLDNKVRGSHVGTYLPSSGFWHHTQRHLKRGASNLKTIHHLDFDAPTRERAQQLLDDKKQDEALLQDVWTLLRAGRLEEACNLCQSAGQPWRAASLCPFGDSNLLPSLELLEKNGKNRTLQAIELESGIGHQWHLWKWASYCASEKIAEQDCAKYESAVYAAKCSNLRRLLPVCTDWESACWAMAKSWLDVQVDIHIARLRRGEDDQFKNFEEAMERSPGQGDLVSQPSGPNSWPLHVLNQQPMNLSSLLQKLHSSDTVHEAVTRACKDQQRQIEMNLMLGDIPHLLDLIYSWISPSEDDGDIFRPHGDPQMMRFGAHLVLVLRHLLADQLKDTFKEKIMTVGDLIIHMYAMFLFTTQHEELVGIYASQLARHRCVDLYVHMMELRLNSSVHVRYKIFLSAIEYLPFSPDEGLKGSFEEIIERILSRSREISAGKHDKSSDVAEQHRLQSQQKAMVVQWLCFTPPSTINDAKAVTTKLVLRALMHSNLLFREFALISMWRVAAVPIGAHTVLSLLAEPLKQQTEVLRSDEDHDVSESFREFQDWSEYFSCDAKYRKWLNIKQENDEVSPDELSLEEKRSEVIAARESLESSFSLLQRNNDPWLIPTQDHLHESMEPMYLELHATAVLLLSSGECMTPDVTLCTTLTSALYSSVSEEEVLHRQLMANVAISPGDNSCIEVVLRCMAAEGDGLGLHDLNDGGILAAVVAAGFKGELARFQAGVTLEISRLDAWYSSANGSLNGPATYIVRGLCRKCCIPEIVLRCMQVSVSLMESGYRLERHHELIELVTSPETDFLHLFSQGQLQELLMFERGYAISEMDLE; encoded by the exons ATGGAGGTGGATATGGATGCTTCTCCCAGCTATTTCGACCCAGAGAACCTTAGCAGTAGAGAGCGTTTCCGTCGATACGG GAAAAGACATCCAGGCTCTAGCCTGTCCCCTCATCATGATAATTCGGCTTCAAGATTTACTAATGCTGCACTATTTCTTGAAAACATTAAACATGAGGTCGAGATGCATGAGACGGATTTTGGAGGAACACCTTTTGAATCTTCTGCTAAAAGGAGATCTTACCATGATGGTTATGGAGTTTCCGCAGCTGATGGTCACACTGACATGATACGCAGGAGGGGAAGTGAATCTCTTAAGGTCTGTAAGAAGGAAGAAGATGAGCACATTGAAAGTGCTGATACGACTTTCTCTTTATTTGCATCTCTACTGGATTCTGGTCTTCAAG GGTTGATGCCTATCCCTGATCTGATACTACGTTTTGAGAGTTCATGCCGCAGTGTTTCAGAGTCAATTAG ATATGGTGCCAATGAGAGGTATAGAATAATCGAGGATAAATTAATGAGGCAGAAAGCTCGATTCTTGCTTGATGAAGCTGCTTCATGGTCTCTTCTATGGTATATATACGGAAAGG GAAATGAAGAACTCACAAATGATCTACTCCTG TTCCCAACAACTTCGCATTTGGAGGCGTGTCAATTTGTTATAGAAGATTATACAGCACAGTTATGCCTTAGGATTGTTCAGTGGCTGGAAGGTTTAGCTTCTAAAGCGCTTGATTTGGATAATAAG GTCAGGGGGTCTCATGTTGGCACTTACCTCCCAAGCTCTGGATTTTGGCATCATACTCAAAGACATCTTAAAAGAGGTGCCTCAAATCTAAAGACAATTCATCACTTGGATTTTGATGCACCAACACGTGAACGTGCTCAGCAGCTGCTTGATGACAAA AAACAAGATGAAGCCCTTTTGCAAGATGTCTGGACTCTTCTGAGAGCTGGGAGACTTGAAGAGGCTTGTAATCTTTGCCAGTCTGCTGGACAG CCATGGAGGGCTGCAAGTTTATGTCCTTTTGGGGATTCCAATTTATTACCGTCACTTGAACTCCTAGAGAAAAATGGCAAGAACAGAACGTTGCAGGCCATTGAACTAGAAAGTGGAATTGGTCATCAGTGGCATCTTTGGAAATGGGCTTCCTATTGTGCATCTGAA AAAATTGCTGAGCAAGATTGTGCAAAATATGAAAGTGCAGTATATGCAGCCAAATGCAGCAATTTGAGGCGCCTTCTTCCAGTTTGCACTGACTGGGAG TCTGCATGCTGGGCAATGGCTAAATCATGGCTTGATGTCCAAGTTGATATACACATAGCTCGCTTGCGACGAGGTGAAGACGATCAATTCAAGAATTTTGAAGAAGCAATGGAGAGAAGTCCAGGACAAGGAGATCTTGTATCTCAGCCCAGTGGACCAAATAGTTGGccacttcatgtgctgaatcaGCAACCAATGAATCTTTCGTCACTGCTACAGAAGCTTCATTCAAG TGATACTGTACATGAAGCTGTTACTCGAGCATGCAAGGATCAGCAAAGGCAAATTGAG ATGAATCTTATGTTAGGAGACATACCTCATTTGCTAGACCTCATTTACTCTTGGATATCACCTTCAGAGGATGATGGAGATATTTTCAG GCCTCATGGTGACCCACAGATGATGCGCTTTGGTGCACATTTAGTGTTGGTGCTTCGCCACTTGCTCGCAGATCAATTGAAAGATACTTTCAAAGAGAAGATTATGACAGTTGGTGATTTAATTATTCACAT GTATGCAATGTTCCTGTTCACTACCCAGCATGAGGAGTTGGTTGGAATATATGCTTCTCAGCTTGCCCGCCATCGCTGTGTTGATCTATATGTCCATATGATGGAGTTGAGGCTTAATAGCAG TGTGCATGTCAGATACAAGATCTTTCTTTCAGCTATTGAGTATTTACCTTTTTCTCCCGATGAAGGCTTGAAAGGCAGTTTTGAGGAAATCATTGAGAg AATTTTGTCCCGATCTCGTGAAATTAGTGCTGGAAAGCATGACAAGTCCTCTGATGTTGCAGAGCAACATCGCTTGCAAAGCCAACAGAAAGCTATGGTTGTTCAGTGGCTTTGCTTTACCCCTCCTTCCACAATTAATGATGCCAAAGCTGTTACTACAAAACTTGTCCTTCGTGCACTAATGCACAG CAATTTGCTGTTCCGGGAGTTCGCTCTTATTTCTATGTGGAGGGTAGCTGCAGTACCTATTGGGGCTCACACGGTGCTTAGTTTACTTGCTGAGCCTTTGAAACAACAAACAGAAGTTCTCCGTTCTGATGAGGATCATGATGTTTCTGAGAGTTTCAGAGAATTCCAGGATTGG AGCGAGTACTTCTCTTGCGATGCAAAATATCGCAAGTGGCTAAATATCAAACAAGAAAATGATGAGGTTTCACCTGATGAACTTTCACTCGAGGAAAAACGGAGCGAAGTTATTGCAGCTAGGGAATCTCTTGAGTCTTCATTTTCTCTGCTACAAC GAAACAATGATCCTTGGCTCATTCCAACTCAAGATCATTTGCACGAATCGATGGAACCTATGTACCTGGAACTGCATGCTACAGCTGTTTTATTACTGTCTTCTGGCGAATGTATGACACCTGATGTTACATTGTGCACAACGTTGACAAGTGCCCTATACTCATCAGTAAGTGAGGAGGAAGTTCTGCATCGACAATTGATG GCAAATGTGGCCATCTCTCCTGGAGACAACTCCTGTATTGAAGTTGTTCTTCGCTGCATGGCGGCAGAGGGCGATGGGCTTGGACTACATGACCTCAATGATGGTGGAATTCTGGCTGCTGTCGTGGCTGCTGGCTTCAAAG GAGAGCTTGCTCGTTTTCAAGCTGGTGTAACATTGGAGATCTCCCGCTTGGATGCTTGGTATTCAAGTGCCAATGGTTCTCTGAATGGACCAGCAACATATATAGTTCGTGGCCTGTGTCGCAAGTGTTGCATTCCAGAGATTGTTCTTCGATGTATGCAG GTATCTGTTTCACTAATGGAGTCTGGCTATCGACTAGAGAGGCATCACGAGTTAATTGAGCTTGTCACCTCTCCTGAAACTGATTTTCTCCATTTATTCAGCCAGGGGCAGTTGCAG GAACTCCTCATGTTTGAGAGAGGGTATGCAATAAGTGAGATGGATCTTGAGTAG